The genomic region CGGTCCTTCAGCTTGGCCGCGAACTCGAGGATCCCGGCCGCGTGGCCGTGCGAGGAGTCGATGGCCACCAGGTCGACCCCGGCGGCCGCCAACGCCTCGGCACGCTGTTCACCTTCGGGTCCGACCCCGACCGCGGCGGCGCAGAGCAGGCGGCCCCTGGTGTCCTTGGCGGCCGTTGGGTACTGGCGCACCTTCTCGATGTCCTTGAAGGTGAACATGCCGGTGAGCCGTCCGAGGCCCGGCCCCTCGCCCGCGTCGTCCTCGACGATGGGCAACTTCTCGACCCGATGTTCCTGCATCAGGTCGCGGGCCTGGTCCAGTGTGGTGCCTGGCCGCGCGGTGACGAGCCCGCGTGAGGTCATGAAGTCGGCGACAGGACGTCCCGGTTCAGCGCCGAGGCGCAGGTCACGGTTGGTGACGATCCCGACGAGGCGACCGGCGGCGTCGACGACCGGGAAGCCCGACACCTTGTAGCGCGCCATCAGTTCGAACGCGGTGTCGACGGTGTCCTCGGCGCGCAAGGTGACAGGGTCGAGGATGAAGCCCGACTCGGACCGCTTGACGGCCTCGACCATGGCGGCCTGCGCCTCGACCGAGCAGTTCTTGTGGATGACGCCGAGCCCACCCTGGCGGGCGAGGGCGACGGCCATCGGCGCTTCGGTCACCTTGTCCATCGCCGCCGACAGCAGGGGCAGGCCGAGCTGGATCCGCTCGTGCAGCCGGGTCGAGGTGTCGACGTCGCGCGGCAGCACCGCAGAGGCCTGCGG from Egicoccus sp. AB-alg6-2 harbors:
- the guaB gene encoding IMP dehydrogenase, with translation MAVSEIREALSYDDVLLVPQASAVLPRDVDTSTRLHERIQLGLPLLSAAMDKVTEAPMAVALARQGGLGVIHKNCSVEAQAAMVEAVKRSESGFILDPVTLRAEDTVDTAFELMARYKVSGFPVVDAAGRLVGIVTNRDLRLGAEPGRPVADFMTSRGLVTARPGTTLDQARDLMQEHRVEKLPIVEDDAGEGPGLGRLTGMFTFKDIEKVRQYPTAAKDTRGRLLCAAAVGVGPEGEQRAEALAAAGVDLVAIDSSHGHAAGILEFAAKLKDRLPDVALMVGNVATGDAVRACVDHGADVVKVGVGPGSICTTRVVTGVGMPQFTAVMDCAEVAAELGVTSVADGGVRYSGDLVKALAAGATAVMVGNLLAGTDESPGEQVLVGGRRYKEYRGMGSIDAMRAGSADRYFQSDKLAGSAREASQPSKLVPEGVSGLLPYRGALAEVTAQLEGGLRAGMGLVGAPDLPSLVEKAVFVRQSAAGARESHVHDLDVVHEAPNYSVPGKR